Proteins found in one Candidatus Tanganyikabacteria bacterium genomic segment:
- a CDS encoding AAA family ATPase, whose product MSEEVVNPLRSRLASYLPRLLVRHCAAVSGKPAARVEAFRAAILLADVSGFTALAERLARKGSLGAEELTAVLNGYFGPLIDVIGRFGGDIAKFAGDALLVLWPDEDLDRALESAVACGRAMQAEIGRLRAGAEIALELKVIVGAGDFALAQPGGVLGRWEWVVMGAPFAALAEAAHRARPGDVALAAGCEEPVGLPAGRATHQARPAGVAPAAGCEDPADSAGGRVVAGDGEVAGGFAAVAGLGGLPAPGLLEGFLPGAVRDRVLAGQEAWLSELRQVSVVFVNLPDLHHDMPLAFAQELIEALQGALYRHEGSLNKLSVDEKGVSLVAVLGLPPLAHADDAARAVRAAVAMSEVLADRGVRGAIGVASGKAFCGEVGNASRREYTVMGDVVNLAARLMQTAGRNILCDAATREAARGLAFEELPPVALKGKADRVAVFRPTGEAVVPGRSARLLCGRGAEKAAIEARLQALWHGGAASVLVVEGEAGIGKSELARFARSRCDALGVRHLTGIADALEPTTPFFAWRDVLAAVVADLALDPGDPRASLLAAVLPGRFPEATPQEGASRAEQTIEFLVSLLRRWQAGQPLLVFLEDSHWLDSASWALAAALASRAENLLLVPLTRPVPEPLPPEYAALRARGAVLRLGALGTDAAADLVRHRLGGHVSPEAAEAVAARAGGHPYFCEELAAVLAETGETAALPATIQGALTSRIDRLPPAEQLALKVASVVGRTFSAEALRAAHPLAPPDAEVAAALVALEQADLASPRPDGDYAFKHAITQEVAYDLLLHSQRREVHARLAEWLEAQPIPSYPLLAHHYDRAGNEGRAIEFLALAGEQALATWAPKEACHFLSRALELGGKVGVTPSISSSMVVLGKAYYALGKPDLAIRLLEDAERLCRESGNHQDLLRALSAKMRALNQLGKKLHAIEVASQAISVARSLGDSPRQAGILAYLGMLYVATDLPNLSEFERIRLGMAYLQEAIDINRRSGDLVELYGMPIRLPQKARSCSLVA is encoded by the coding sequence ATGAGTGAAGAAGTCGTGAACCCGCTGCGCAGCCGTCTGGCGAGCTACCTGCCACGTTTGCTCGTGCGGCACTGCGCGGCAGTTTCCGGGAAACCGGCCGCCCGGGTGGAGGCATTCCGCGCCGCCATCCTGCTGGCCGATGTTTCCGGTTTCACGGCGCTCGCGGAGCGGCTCGCGCGGAAGGGAAGCCTGGGTGCGGAGGAGCTCACGGCCGTGCTCAACGGCTATTTCGGCCCCCTGATCGACGTCATCGGGCGATTCGGGGGCGACATCGCCAAGTTCGCCGGCGACGCCCTGCTCGTGCTGTGGCCCGACGAGGATCTCGACCGCGCCTTGGAGTCGGCGGTCGCCTGCGGGCGCGCCATGCAGGCGGAGATCGGCCGATTGCGGGCCGGTGCCGAGATCGCGCTGGAGCTGAAGGTGATCGTGGGGGCCGGCGACTTCGCCCTGGCGCAGCCTGGCGGCGTGCTCGGGCGCTGGGAGTGGGTGGTCATGGGCGCGCCCTTCGCGGCGCTCGCCGAGGCCGCGCACCGGGCGAGGCCGGGCGATGTGGCGCTGGCGGCCGGTTGCGAGGAACCGGTCGGCCTCCCGGCCGGCCGTGCGACGCACCAGGCGAGACCCGCCGGCGTGGCGCCGGCGGCCGGCTGCGAGGACCCGGCGGACTCCGCTGGCGGCCGTGTGGTGGCTGGCGACGGGGAGGTCGCAGGCGGGTTTGCAGCGGTGGCGGGCCTCGGGGGACTCCCCGCTCCGGGTCTGCTCGAGGGCTTCCTGCCCGGAGCGGTGCGGGACCGGGTGCTGGCGGGCCAGGAAGCCTGGCTGTCCGAGTTGCGGCAGGTGAGCGTGGTCTTCGTGAACTTGCCCGACCTGCATCACGACATGCCGCTCGCCTTCGCGCAGGAGCTGATCGAGGCGCTCCAGGGCGCGCTCTATCGCCACGAGGGGTCGCTCAACAAGCTCAGCGTGGACGAAAAGGGAGTGTCGCTGGTCGCGGTGCTCGGCCTGCCGCCGCTGGCGCATGCCGACGATGCAGCGCGCGCCGTACGGGCGGCCGTGGCGATGTCCGAAGTGCTAGCCGACCGCGGCGTGCGCGGGGCGATAGGCGTGGCTTCGGGCAAGGCGTTCTGCGGGGAGGTCGGCAACGCCTCGCGGCGCGAGTACACGGTCATGGGCGACGTGGTGAACCTGGCCGCGCGCCTCATGCAGACCGCCGGTCGAAACATCCTCTGCGACGCCGCGACGCGGGAAGCCGCCCGCGGACTGGCCTTCGAGGAGTTGCCGCCCGTGGCGCTCAAGGGCAAGGCGGACCGGGTGGCGGTGTTCCGCCCGACCGGCGAGGCGGTCGTGCCCGGCCGAAGCGCGCGGCTGCTGTGCGGTCGCGGCGCCGAGAAGGCGGCCATCGAGGCGCGGCTGCAGGCTCTCTGGCACGGCGGAGCGGCCTCGGTGCTGGTGGTCGAGGGCGAGGCCGGAATAGGCAAGTCCGAACTGGCGCGGTTCGCTCGCTCGCGCTGCGATGCGCTAGGTGTACGTCACCTGACCGGTATCGCCGACGCCCTGGAGCCCACCACGCCGTTCTTCGCCTGGCGCGACGTGCTGGCCGCGGTGGTCGCCGATCTGGCCCTGGATCCTGGCGACCCGCGCGCCTCGCTCCTGGCCGCGGTGCTTCCCGGCCGTTTCCCGGAGGCCACACCGCAGGAAGGGGCTTCCCGGGCGGAGCAGACGATCGAGTTCCTGGTTTCGCTCCTGCGCCGCTGGCAGGCCGGGCAGCCGCTCCTGGTCTTCCTCGAGGACAGCCACTGGCTGGATTCGGCCTCCTGGGCCCTGGCCGCCGCGCTCGCGTCGCGCGCCGAAAACCTGCTGCTTGTGCCCCTCACCCGGCCCGTTCCCGAACCGCTCCCACCCGAGTACGCGGCGCTCCGCGCCAGGGGCGCGGTCCTGCGGCTGGGCGCGCTGGGGACGGACGCCGCCGCCGATCTGGTCCGGCACCGGCTTGGCGGCCATGTGTCGCCCGAGGCGGCCGAGGCCGTCGCCGCGCGTGCCGGCGGCCATCCCTACTTCTGCGAGGAGCTTGCCGCGGTGCTCGCGGAGACCGGCGAGACCGCCGCGCTCCCGGCCACCATCCAGGGTGCCCTCACCAGCCGTATCGATCGCTTGCCGCCGGCCGAGCAGCTAGCGCTGAAGGTGGCGAGCGTGGTCGGCCGGACCTTCTCGGCGGAGGCCTTGCGCGCCGCCCACCCCCTCGCTCCGCCCGACGCCGAGGTGGCGGCGGCGCTCGTTGCCCTGGAGCAAGCGGACCTGGCCTCGCCCCGGCCGGATGGCGACTACGCCTTCAAGCACGCGATCACCCAGGAAGTGGCCTACGACCTCCTGCTGCACTCCCAGCGCCGCGAGGTCCACGCAAGGCTGGCAGAGTGGCTGGAGGCCCAGCCGATCCCGTCCTACCCGCTCCTCGCCCACCACTATGACAGGGCGGGGAATGAAGGAAGAGCGATAGAGTTCCTGGCGCTTGCCGGGGAACAGGCTCTGGCAACCTGGGCACCGAAAGAAGCATGCCACTTCCTTAGCCGGGCCCTTGAGCTCGGAGGGAAGGTAGGCGTAACGCCTTCCATCTCCTCGAGTATGGTCGTCCTTGGCAAGGCCTATTACGCGCTTGGGAAGCCAGACTTGGCAATCCGCCTCCTGGAAGATGCCGAGCGACTGTGTCGCGAATCGGGAAACCACCAGGACCTTCTCCGAGCACTTTCCGCCAAGATGCGAGCACTCAATCAACTAGGAAAGAAGC